TACCAAGCGTCCGAGTGATAAACACAAAGGCGGCTTTTGGGAGTTTCCAGGCGGCAAGGTTGAAGAGGGCGAAACCATTGAACAAGCTATGGTTCGTGAGCTTGATGAAGAGATCGGCATTATGGTGACTGAGCAGAGCTTGTTTGAACACTTAGAGTTTGATTATCCAGACAAGTCTCTAAAGTTTGATTTCATCTGTGTCACTGCTTTCGAGCAGCAGCCTTATGGCAAAGAAGGGCAACAAGGGCAGTGGGTTGCGATTGAAGCATTGCCAGACTACGAATTCCCAGAAGCAAACGTGCCGATTTTACAGCGTGTAGTAAAAGAGTACTCGTAAGGGCTAGCCTGAGTCTGAGATTGTTGTTAGTTTAAAGAGATAGTGAACTTGAGTCGCTCTGCGAATGTATGCAGGGGAC
The Vibrio pelagius genome window above contains:
- the mutT gene encoding 8-oxo-dGTP diphosphatase MutT, whose product is MKRIHIVAGIIFNQDKSEIYITKRPSDKHKGGFWEFPGGKVEEGETIEQAMVRELDEEIGIMVTEQSLFEHLEFDYPDKSLKFDFICVTAFEQQPYGKEGQQGQWVAIEALPDYEFPEANVPILQRVVKEYS